The window GGCGTCGGCACCAAGCTCAAGATAGCCGCTCTCATGGGCCGCTACGACACCATCGGCATTGACCTGGTCAACCACTGCGTCAACGACATCTTCACCTGCGGCGCGGAGCCGCTGTTCTTCCTGGACTACATCGCCATGGGCCGGATGGTGCCGGAGCGCGCGGCGGATCTGGTCAAGGGCCTGGCGACGGCGTGCCGCGCGAACAACTGCGCCCTCATCGGCGGCGAGACGGCCACCATGCCGGGCATCTACGCCCCTGACGACTTTGACCTGGCGGGGTTCATCGTGGGCGCCGTGGAGCGCGCCAAGGTCCTGGACGGCTCCAACATCGCCGCGGGCGACGTGCTTCTGGGCCTGCCGTCCAGCGGGCTGCACACCAACGGCTACAGCCTGGTGCGGAAGATATTCCACATTGACGAGAACGCCAAGGCGCTGCGCAAGCGCCACGCCGGCCTCGGCGCTACGCTGGGCGAGGCGCTGCTGGCGCCCCACCGCTGCTACTACGAGGCGCTGCGGGGCCACCTCTCACGGATCAACGGCCTGGCCCACATCACGGGCGGCGGCTTCTACGAGAACATCCCGCGCACCCTGCCGCAGGGGCTGGGCGTCCGCATCAATCCCACGTCATGGGACACGCCGCCCCTCTTTCGCCTCATCCAAAAGACGGGTGCTATCTCCTCACGAGAAATGCACAGCGTCTTCAACATGGGTATCGGCATGATAGCCATTTGCACGCCGGACAACGCCCGGAAGATACAGCGCAAGCTCTCCGAGGGCGTCATCATCGGCGAAGTCGTGAAGCTGGGGAAAAAGACAGAGCGCGTAGTCATTGAAGGAATACGAGCGAGCTAAGATGCGTGCAATACTGAGCGTTTCCGACAAGAACGGTCTGGCGGAGTTCGCCCGCGGCCTCGCGGGCCTGGGCTGGGAGCTGTACTCCACCGGCGGGACCAGGAAGGCGCTGGAGACGGCTGGCGTGGCCGTGCACTCTATATCCGATCTGACGGGCTTCCCGGAGATTCTGGACGGCCGGGTCAAGACCCTGCACCCCGCCGTCCATGGCGGCCTGCTGGCCCGGCGCGACGTGCCCGCGCACCGCGAGGAGTTGGCGCGGCAGAAGATAGGCTTCATTGACCTGGTCTGCGTGAACCTCTACCCCTTCGTCCAGACGGTGAGCAAACCGGACGTGAGCCTGCAGGACGCCCTGGAGAACATTGATATCGGCGGGCCGACCATGATCCGGGCCTCCGCGAAGAACTTCCCGCACGTGCTGACCGTGGTGGACCCCGCGGACTACGCGCTGGTGCTGGAGCGGCTGCGCGCGGGCGCCGTGCCTCTGGAGGAGCGCCGCAAGCTGGCCCGGAAGGCGTTCCAGCATACCGCCGTCTATGACACCGCCATATCGCGTTACCTCTCGGACGCCGACGAGGCAGCCTTCCCCGCCGAACTGACCATCGGCATGACGAAGCTCTTCGACCTGCGCTACGGGGAGAACCCCCACCAGCACGCCGCGTTCTACAAGGAGGTGCTGTCGGGCGCGGGGACCATCGCCGCAGCGGAGAAGCTGCACGGCAAGGAGCTGTCCTTCAACAACATCCTGGACGCAGACGCCGCGTGGAAGGTGGCCTCAGACTTCTCCGGCTGCGCGTGCGCCGTCATCAAGCACACCAACCCCTGTGGCCTGTCCGTGCACCAGGACCAGGCGGAAGCCTACCGGCGCGCCTACTCCGGCGACACCGTCTCCGCATTCGGGGGCATCGTCGCGTTCAACCGGACGCTCACTATGGCGGCGGCGCAGGAGGTCGCGAAGATATTCTACGAGATCGTGCTGGCGCCGGACTTCGAGCCTGACGCGCTCGCCCTGTTGCAAAAGAAGCGCGACCTGCGTATCCTGCGCATGGGCCAGCCCCGCAACGAGCGGCAGTCCCTGGACTTTCGTCGTGTGGGAGGCGGCGTGCTCGTGCAGACGCCGGACGCCATTGACGAAGACCCCGCCACGTGGAAGACGGTCGCCACGCGCGCCCCTACGCCGGACGAGCTGCGCGACCTGACCTTCGCGTGGCGGGCGGTCAAGCACGTCAAGTCCAACGCCATCGTCCTGGCGCGGGACGGGACGTTGCTCGGAATGGGCGCGGGCCAGCCCAACCGCGTGACCAGCGTCCACCTGGCGCTTCTCCGCGCGGGGGAGCGGGCGAAAGGCTCCGTGCTCGCCTCCGACGCCTTCTTCCCCTTCCCTGATGGTGTAGAATTGGCAGTCCAGGGCGGAATTACGGCCATAGCGCAGCCCGGCGGCTCCATCCGCGACAAGGAAGTCATCGAGGCCGCCAACAAAGCGGGCGCGGCGATGGTCTTCACGGGCATCCGGCACTTCCGGCACTAGAAGAAGCGCTGGTTGGAAATTCTGATCGCTTCGGGCCATGTGAGTTAAGGGAGGGACTAGATGCTGTTACAAAAGAGTATTGACCGCGTTGACGACATTGTGGAGGGCCTGCCGCAGGCGGACTGGGCCGTCTTCGACCGCATCTACCGCGTGAGCATCGCGCTGGGCCAGATGCGCCCGCCGGACAGCATGGTGCCGTGGATTGAAAAGCGCTTTGGCTCCGTGGACGAGGTCACGATCCAGAAGATCGTCAAAATCACCAACGTGGTGACATGGGAGGGCGCCCTCTTCAACCGGCTGCGGGCCAAGCGCCCCATGATGAAGCGGGACGTCCTGGCCATGGAATCGCAGATATTCAACGGCGACCCCCTGACCGACCCCTTCGCCAGCCCGCTGCGGGACACGCCCGCAGACAGCTTCGGCCGGGTGGAGGGCCGCTACTGCATCACGGCGAGCAACATCGCCAAGTACGACGGCTACCACGGCGTGGCGGTGTTCAAGGAGGCCAGCCCGTGGCGGTTCGGCCGGGAGCAGGTGGTGGACTACTTCGAGACAGGATTCCGGTGGGCGCGGAAGGGGATCGAGGAAGACCCGGACGCCCGGTACTTCTTCTTCATGTGGAACTGCCTCTGGCGCGCCGGGGCCACCATCAACCACGGCCACGCTCAGATGTCCCTGTCCCACGACATGCACTATGCCCGCATCGAGCATCTGCGCCAGGCCGCGCTGGCCTATCGCGCGCGGTACGGCTCAAGCTACTTCGACGACATGTACCACATTCACGAGACCCTGGGCCTGGGGACGCGGCTGAACGACGTCACCATCATGGCCCACCTCACGCCCATCAAGGAGAAGGAGATCCTCCTCATGGCGCCGAAGCCATGCCAGGAGCTCTGGGAGCGCACCTACGACGCCCTGGCCTGCCTGCGGGACCACCTGGGCGTGCTCTCCTTCAATCTGGCGCTTTACACGCCGCCCCTGGCGCGCACCGACGAGGACTGGAGCGACTTCCCGACCATTGTGCGCATCGTGGACCGGGGCGACCCCACAGTGCAGCCGTCGGACATCGGCGCGATGGAGCTGTACGCCCAGCCGGTCATTTCCAGCGACCCCTTCCAGGTGGCCGCCACCCTGCTCGCGGCGCTGAGGTAGGCTGAGGCGACGCAGACCGCTGGCCGAACGCGCGGACGCTCTCTCGCCCTATCAGAAGTCATCCCGAAAATGTGCGCTCACCCTTCGACAGGCTCAGGGTGAGCGGGGCACACCGCTCATGGTGAGCCTACCTGCCCTGAGCAGAAGGGTCGAACCATGAGAGAGTACCTGCCAAGGGTTTCGAGACAGTCCTACGACTTGACGCGCCGTTGTTTTCATGACATCCGTTGACATCATCATCCCCGTGTACAACGAGGAGCGGGACCTGCCCCGCTCCGTCGCCACGTTGAGCCAGTTCCTCCGCGACAACCTGAGCGGACGGACGTGGCGCATCGTCATCGCCGACAACGGCTCCACCGACGGCACGCTCGCCATCGCGCAGGCGCTGTCCGCCAGGCTGCCCGGCGTCACCTGTATCCACCTACCGGAGAAGGGGCGCGGGCGCGCCCTGCGCCGGGCGTGGCTGGAGAGCGACGCGGACATCGTGAGCTACATGGACGTGGACCTCTCCACGGACCTGAAGGCGTTCCCCGCGCTGGTGCAGGCCATCGAGCAGGGGGCGGACATCGCCGTCGGCTCGCGGCTGATGCGCGGCTCACGGGTGATGCGACGGCCCCTCAAGCGCGAGATAACCTCCCGCGGCTACAACATCCTCATCAAGTTGCTGTTCTGGACCCGCTTCAGCGACGCCCAGTGCGGCTTCAAGGCCCTCTCCCGCCGGGCCGCCCAGGCCATCCTGCCCGTGACCAAAGACCTCGCGTGGTTCCTGGACTCGGAGATACTCATCATCGCCGAGAAGAACGGCCTGCGCATCGCGGACGTGCCCGTGACCTGGGTGGACGACCCGGACTCGCGGGTCAAGGTCATGAAGACGGCCTGGGGAGACATCAAAGGGCTGCTGCGCCTGCGCTTCGGAGGGATTCCGCGCGTGGCGCTGCCCGCGGCGAAGCCGAACCCACCTACAACTTCATCCGGTACGCCATGACGACGATGCCCGGCGCGGGGTGAAAGTCGTACTCCGGCGCGCGCACGAACCCCATGCGTTCGTACATCCCCCGCGCCACGGCCATGACCGTCGTCGTGTGCAGGCCCAGCGTCGTCACCCCGCGCTTGCGGCTCCGCTCCATGCACTCGCGCATTAGCGCCTCGCCGACGCCCCTGCCACGCGCGTCCGGGTGCACGGCGAGCAGGCGCACGCCCGCCCACTCCGGCGGCCAGCCCTCCATGCCGGAGCGCGAGCCGTCCGGGTAGAGCGTGACCGCCCCGACGATGCGTCCGGCCTCCTCCGCGACGATCAGCTCGGCGTGCGGCAGGCGGCCCCGCACGTCCAGGATGTCGGCGGCGTACCGCTCCCAGCGTCCGGTGGGAAAGGACGCCTCGTACTGCTGGTACGCGGCGAGCATGACCCGCGCGGCCTCGTCCAGCTCGTCTGGACGCGCGGGGCGGATACGGAGGGTCATTCGCCTTCAGCAATATCTCCAACGGAGACATCCACAAACTCGTTGGATGATAACGAGGGACCCTTGTCCTGCCTTATCTTCTTCCTACGGCCACCGAATACACCACCGGAGAACACGTTCTGAGTGAGTATCCGATATATATCGCTGTCATACTCGGTTGTGGGGGTTGCCGTGCATAGTTGCGCTTGCACCTGCGTGACAACTACGTTTAGCTTTTGGTATGCTACTTGTCCCAAAACTTTACCCGTGTCTGGGTCTGTCACTTCACGAGAACCGAAGATATTGAACCTCGTTCCCTCTTTAACTCCCGCCTGAGAGCCGATATTCAACACGAGCTTGTCCTCATTCAGTATTGCAGCAACCTTCCCACGGAGCTGTGGTATGCTTCGTGGTTGGACATTCTTTTTTCCTTGTTCGGATGATTGGCTGGTCATGATCCCTCCTCCGAGATACCGACACTCTTGAGCAACATCACCAGCTCGGTACTTAGATCACTCTGCCCGTAGAAATGACTATCTACTCCTGACGGCGGTGAAGGGTCAGCATTTGCCCGCACATTCAAGTCTTGCCAAAACTTGGGGCTTGTGGCATTGAGCACGACCCCTTCGCATTGGGCGAAATCCACTTTGTTGACTATCAAAACGCCCAACAGTTCATTCGTAGCTTTCACGTAAAGCGCAATAAAGCTGTCATGGGCTACGCCATCCTGCAACCCTTTGTCAAAGACCAACCGTAGACGACCATCTTTGATGTGCTTGGACAAAACTGTAACGGGTCGTCCTGCGAGCGTACTAGAGCTTGCCTGTGCTTTGAGTGCTCCCTGGGCAAATGCATCAATTTCGGCTTTGCGAGCTGTGGTCAAGCTACGTTGATATGATTTGTTTGCCTCCGTGAGAGCATCTACCGCCGCTAATGCGATTGGATATTTCGCTATGCGGTCTCGAGCGTGAATCGCCCACTCCCATGTGAACATCACAAACGGCCACATCCCAAATGAGAAAATTACGCTTCCACTGAAGATGCAAGCAATGATGCTCACTCTCACATAAAGGCCAATCTGGGGGTCAACTATGGCAAATCCAACGATGCCCAGCGCGCTCATAAATAAGCTGGGTAACAACGATTTCTTGGTAACGACCCTCTGTCGCCAGTTCAGCTTCGGGCTTTGAACTCGCGCCGTTTTGTCGATTCTGGCTTGAGTGGCCATCACCAAGATACCTGCTTTAGTCCCTTCAGGAAGAAGACCTATGGGTAGCAAGCCAATGGCCCATAGGGGCTACCTAATTTTGAAAGCCGCTTACCGTGTGCCCGAAACGGAGTTGTTTTAGAGCGCCCCGTTTCTCCACGCCGCCATTATACTCGCGCCCGCCGTGATCGCCAGCACGTCGCCGGGGCGCGCCAGCCTTATGCGGACACAGCACGGGCGTGGGCGATCTCGCGCCGACCAATAGGCCGGACCTGCTCCCTCATCAGAGAAACGACCGTCAGTGTCTCCCCATCCAGCGCTGTGAACTCCACTTCAAAGCCCTTTTTGCCGTGTGCCAAGACTACGGCGCCCACATCGCCCTGCCTCAGCCCGTGCTCAGGCAGATCAACCGTCAGCACAACCGTGTCCAGCTCTTTAATCATCATTGCCCGCTTCTACCGGATAGCAGCGCCACAGCCTCACATCCAGTAACCAATAATACGCCTGCACCGCCGTCATTGCGAGGACTTCGGCTTTCCGGAGGACGAAGGAATCAGCCATGCCCCTCCGAAGCGTCACAAAGGATGTAAATGTGGCCGCCAACCCGTCATTCCGGACTTGATCCGGAATCCAGACCCTAGCCTTTGTGGATTCCGGCGTTCGCCGGAATGACAAAAAGGCCTTGCACGGCAATCTGTACCAGAGCCGACCCCGCCGCCAGATTGCCACGGCCCTCCTTCGTCGGGCCTCGCAATGACATTGTGACGACCTTCGGGGGCGCGTAAGCTGGT of the Dehalococcoidia bacterium genome contains:
- the purM gene encoding phosphoribosylformylglycinamidine cyclo-ligase; the encoded protein is MPRNQKHTKSTTKRASPPTSPTSAYRSSGVDLNANAHAKELIKALARTTFRPGVVGDIGFFGGMFQVKGFRNPVLVASTDGVGTKLKIAALMGRYDTIGIDLVNHCVNDIFTCGAEPLFFLDYIAMGRMVPERAADLVKGLATACRANNCALIGGETATMPGIYAPDDFDLAGFIVGAVERAKVLDGSNIAAGDVLLGLPSSGLHTNGYSLVRKIFHIDENAKALRKRHAGLGATLGEALLAPHRCYYEALRGHLSRINGLAHITGGGFYENIPRTLPQGLGVRINPTSWDTPPLFRLIQKTGAISSREMHSVFNMGIGMIAICTPDNARKIQRKLSEGVIIGEVVKLGKKTERVVIEGIRAS
- the purH gene encoding bifunctional phosphoribosylaminoimidazolecarboxamide formyltransferase/IMP cyclohydrolase; protein product: MRAILSVSDKNGLAEFARGLAGLGWELYSTGGTRKALETAGVAVHSISDLTGFPEILDGRVKTLHPAVHGGLLARRDVPAHREELARQKIGFIDLVCVNLYPFVQTVSKPDVSLQDALENIDIGGPTMIRASAKNFPHVLTVVDPADYALVLERLRAGAVPLEERRKLARKAFQHTAVYDTAISRYLSDADEAAFPAELTIGMTKLFDLRYGENPHQHAAFYKEVLSGAGTIAAAEKLHGKELSFNNILDADAAWKVASDFSGCACAVIKHTNPCGLSVHQDQAEAYRRAYSGDTVSAFGGIVAFNRTLTMAAAQEVAKIFYEIVLAPDFEPDALALLQKKRDLRILRMGQPRNERQSLDFRRVGGGVLVQTPDAIDEDPATWKTVATRAPTPDELRDLTFAWRAVKHVKSNAIVLARDGTLLGMGAGQPNRVTSVHLALLRAGERAKGSVLASDAFFPFPDGVELAVQGGITAIAQPGGSIRDKEVIEAANKAGAAMVFTGIRHFRH
- a CDS encoding glycosyltransferase family 2 protein → MTSVDIIIPVYNEERDLPRSVATLSQFLRDNLSGRTWRIVIADNGSTDGTLAIAQALSARLPGVTCIHLPEKGRGRALRRAWLESDADIVSYMDVDLSTDLKAFPALVQAIEQGADIAVGSRLMRGSRVMRRPLKREITSRGYNILIKLLFWTRFSDAQCGFKALSRRAAQAILPVTKDLAWFLDSEILIIAEKNGLRIADVPVTWVDDPDSRVKVMKTAWGDIKGLLRLRFGGIPRVALPAAKPNPPTTSSGTP
- a CDS encoding GNAT family N-acetyltransferase codes for the protein MTLRIRPARPDELDEAARVMLAAYQQYEASFPTGRWERYAADILDVRGRLPHAELIVAEEAGRIVGAVTLYPDGSRSGMEGWPPEWAGVRLLAVHPDARGRGVGEALMRECMERSRKRGVTTLGLHTTTVMAVARGMYERMGFVRAPEYDFHPAPGIVVMAYRMKL
- a CDS encoding FlgT C-terminal domain-containing protein, whose product is MTSQSSEQGKKNVQPRSIPQLRGKVAAILNEDKLVLNIGSQAGVKEGTRFNIFGSREVTDPDTGKVLGQVAYQKLNVVVTQVQAQLCTATPTTEYDSDIYRILTQNVFSGGVFGGRRKKIRQDKGPSLSSNEFVDVSVGDIAEGE
- a CDS encoding DUF4926 domain-containing protein, with the translated sequence MIKELDTVVLTVDLPEHGLRQGDVGAVVLAHGKKGFEVEFTALDGETLTVVSLMREQVRPIGRREIAHARAVSA